A stretch of Podospora bellae-mahoneyi strain CBS 112042 chromosome 5, whole genome shotgun sequence DNA encodes these proteins:
- a CDS encoding hypothetical protein (EggNog:ENOG503NWIY; MEROPS:MER0001877; COG:O; BUSCO:EOG09261I8J): MSSARPATPASPKNYKVKAAQQGQPMYGCEHLQKLFNQDQVTTNTSIHHYKMILRTIFDQTPVVSQTVKVVDTQQVVTTLTPTYLCLQCPSTVTEEDRIKHGNKKSHRFYVDSRSAALYCQMCDDMVYDPTFEELRLKKLGTSTFSNTRKRKQDELFSPDPVKDSPAYISQNTTTATCKANGLRGIYNAGATCYQNVVLQSFLHNPILRNYYLSDGHSGCDTPHCLSCAMDDMFQDFYAVENTNGYTAANILSGFWISERKAFENLVTTKEQDAHEFFQFLAEELHERNGDGKKPEIGSEHSCNCIIHQTFYGKLQTQTTCQNCQGVTNQVQSFLDLSLPLENLTQKKGGKKLLGGKGTMTLQECLDEEYVKLDKCEYRCNGCNSTQQARRQTSIKRLPNVLSIQLKRFEYKQGRHERAAKIDTPVQFPLQLNMLPYTTVGRSGDTRDSYELARQCTYDLLSVVVHVGEIDTGHYVSYCRVGDQWFAFNDHKVEVAQKSDVLNAKAYLLFYIVRSLT, from the exons AAGTGACGACAAACACATCGATCCATCATTACAAGATGATTCTCCGTACAATATTCGACCAGACCCCGGTCGTCTCCCAGACGGTGAAAGTGGTGGACACTCAGCAAGTTGTCACCACTCTCACACCGACCTATCTTTGTCTTCAGTGCCCATCAACGGTTACTGAGGAAGACCGAATAAAACATGGAAACAAGAAGTCGCACCGTTTTTATGTCGACTCGAGAAGCGCCGCTCTTTACTGCCAAATGTGCGACGACATGGTCTACGACCCAACCTTTGAAGAGCTTCGGTTGAAGAAACTCGGCACAAGCACATTCTCCAACA CACGGAAACGCAAGCAAGACGAGCTCTTCTCGCCCGATCCTGTCAAAGATAGCCCCGCCTACAtctcccaaaacaccacgaCAGCAACCTGTAAAGCCAACGGTCTCCGAGGCATCTACAACGCAGGTGCCACCTGCTACCAAAACGTCGTTCTCCAGTCGTTCCTtcacaaccccatcctccgaAACTACTACCTGAGCGACGGCCACTCGGGCTGCGACACCCCCCACTGCCTTTCCTGCGCCATGGATGATATGTTTCAAGACTTTTACGCCGTGGAAAACACCAATGGCTATACGGCGGCCAATATCCTCAGTGGATTCTGGATCTCGGAGCGGAAAGCCTTTGAAAATCTTGTCACGACCAAGGAGCAAGACGCGCACGAGTTTTTCCAGTTCTTGGCCGAGGAGCTGCACGAGAGGAACGGTGACGGGAAGAAACCAGAGATTGGGAGTGAGCACAGCTGTAACTGCATCATCCACCAGACTTTTTATGGTAAACTGCAAACGCAGACAACGTGCCAGAATTGTCAGGGAGTGACGAACCAAGTACAAAGCTTTTTGGACTTGAGTCTGCCGCTGGAGAATCTGACGCAgaaaaagggagggaagaagcTGCTGGGGGGCAAGGGGACGATGACACTGCAAGAGTGCTTGGATGAGGAGTACGTCAAGCTTGATAAGTGCGAGTATAGGTGTAATGGATGTAATTCGACGCAGCAGGCGAGGAGACAGACGAGTATCAAGCGGTTGCCGAATGTGCTGTCGATTCAGCTGAAG AGATTCGAGTACAAGCAAGGCCGTCATGAGCGAGCAGCCAAGATCGACACCCCGGTTCAGTTCCCGCTGCAGTTGAATATGCTGCCTTATACGACTGTTGGCCGGTCTGGGGACACAAGAGATAGCTACGAGCTGGCGAGGCAGTGCACGTATGATTTGTTGAGTGTGGTGGTGCACGTGGGGGAGATTGATACGGGGCATTATGTGTCGTATTGTCGGGTTGGTGATCAG TGGTTCGCTTTCAACGACCACAAGGTGGAAGTTGCCCAGAAGTCGGACGTGCTCAACGCAAAAGCCTACCTCTTGTTTTATATTGTCAGGTCGTTGACGTAG